In methanogenic archaeon ISO4-H5, the following are encoded in one genomic region:
- a CDS encoding cobaltochelatase subunit, producing MKITDQDVLPFSVIAGNRKAKKAVLCLLVNPNLRTMLVTGESGTGKTALIHSLASLNPDVPLVNVPIGVTEDRLFGSINIEKAITTGQIEPEIGLLGEGDGGEVCIDGIDLMEKLTALQALETASKGKVVIEREGLSVEYPARIKLLATVTSLSERLDPHLKDRFDMCVKMHRPEEEEYLVSVRNNLRFYDGDTSFLEHYEKLDRQLLAHVEKARLLLPQVKLLKKHREAIATICEKYGVPGMRGLVSCGQCAITLAALAGRKRTNDGDILLASEYTLNHRRTIFETEEKKEAEPQPLAYPNRDMPLFIHDERKGTTESRIVDKINEEVNPDEITDLLETKTDDEDADTELVAKVSARFDTIDLMEEADYFGKESDSKHSRFVESPGGKYSGFRIPKGECNDIAVDATIRAAAPYQKTRGRSKGMVKITKNDLREKVRTKHVEHAFYFMLDASGSLIIRNRIGKTKAAILSMLESHYAKRDRVGLMTFNEKRIEEIMPPTRAVDQLTKIVEDIKLDKGTPLSEAFMACWRFVQSYKKKHPEAFIHIVVFTDGKATQSIDPDRDPCEEAIEIAGHLQAENVDWIIVDTGLGASKSDVPLELARTLHGRLFMLDDLESKSTVSGLWGNTKPRENAHLYDVGPMMWEIKKNRGIL from the coding sequence TTGAAGATTACCGACCAGGATGTTCTGCCGTTCTCCGTCATAGCAGGCAACAGGAAAGCCAAGAAGGCTGTCCTGTGCCTCCTGGTCAATCCGAACCTGAGAACCATGCTGGTAACCGGCGAATCGGGAACCGGAAAGACCGCCCTGATACATTCCCTCGCTTCGCTCAATCCCGATGTTCCACTGGTCAATGTGCCCATCGGAGTTACCGAGGACCGTCTGTTCGGGTCCATCAATATCGAGAAGGCGATAACCACAGGACAGATAGAACCCGAGATCGGGCTCCTGGGAGAAGGGGACGGTGGAGAGGTTTGTATTGACGGCATAGACCTGATGGAGAAACTGACCGCCCTTCAAGCTCTTGAAACAGCCTCCAAGGGGAAAGTCGTCATCGAAAGGGAGGGACTGTCCGTCGAGTACCCCGCAAGGATCAAGCTCCTGGCCACCGTGACTTCCCTCAGTGAGAGGCTCGATCCCCATCTGAAAGACCGCTTCGACATGTGCGTGAAGATGCACCGTCCCGAGGAGGAAGAATACCTCGTATCCGTGCGGAACAATCTGCGTTTCTATGACGGGGACACATCGTTCCTGGAACATTATGAGAAGCTCGACAGACAGCTGCTGGCACATGTGGAAAAGGCACGTCTCCTGCTGCCTCAGGTGAAGCTCCTGAAGAAACATCGGGAGGCGATTGCCACCATCTGCGAGAAGTACGGCGTACCCGGCATGAGAGGCCTAGTCTCCTGCGGACAATGCGCAATCACTCTTGCTGCCTTAGCAGGCAGGAAGAGGACCAACGACGGTGATATCCTCTTGGCCTCCGAATACACCCTCAACCACCGCCGGACCATCTTCGAAACCGAGGAGAAGAAAGAAGCCGAACCTCAGCCTCTGGCATATCCCAACAGGGACATGCCCCTCTTCATCCACGACGAAAGGAAGGGCACCACCGAGAGCAGGATTGTCGACAAGATAAACGAGGAAGTGAACCCGGACGAGATCACCGACCTCCTGGAGACCAAGACTGACGATGAAGATGCCGACACCGAACTGGTGGCCAAGGTCTCCGCCAGATTCGACACCATCGACCTCATGGAGGAAGCAGACTACTTCGGAAAGGAGAGCGACTCCAAACACAGCCGGTTCGTCGAATCCCCCGGAGGCAAATACTCCGGATTCCGCATCCCCAAGGGCGAATGCAACGATATCGCCGTGGATGCCACCATCAGGGCCGCCGCACCATACCAGAAGACACGCGGAAGGAGCAAGGGCATGGTGAAGATCACCAAGAACGATCTGAGGGAGAAGGTCCGCACCAAGCACGTCGAACACGCGTTCTATTTCATGCTCGATGCCAGCGGTTCGCTGATCATCAGAAATCGCATAGGAAAAACGAAAGCAGCCATCCTCTCCATGCTAGAATCCCATTACGCCAAGAGGGACCGGGTAGGTCTCATGACCTTCAACGAGAAGAGGATCGAGGAGATTATGCCTCCGACCCGTGCCGTTGACCAGCTGACCAAGATCGTAGAAGACATCAAACTCGACAAGGGAACACCCCTCAGCGAAGCGTTCATGGCCTGCTGGAGATTCGTGCAGTCATACAAGAAGAAGCATCCCGAAGCGTTCATACACATCGTGGTTTTCACCGACGGGAAGGCAACACAATCCATAGACCCAGACAGGGATCCCTGCGAGGAGGCAATCGAGATCGCAGGCCATCTTCAGGCCGAGAACGTAGATTGGATAATCGTCGACACGGGACTCGGCGCATCCAAATCCGATGTACCCCTCGAGCTGGCACGGACCCTGCACGGAAGGCTCTTCATGCTCGACGACCTCGAATCCAAATCCACCGTTTCGGGCCTCTGGGGCAATACCAAACCCCGCGAGAATGCACACCTGTACGATGTCGGGCCCATGATGTGGGAAATCAAGAAGAACCGCGGTATCCTCTGA
- a CDS encoding cobaltochelatase subunit has translation MQESAIMPFSAVAGNHTAKTAVLCLLVNPNLKSLLLNGSTGTGKTTLVRSLGSLDPDMPVINVPIGATEDRLFGSINLEKAVTTGKMEAEKGLFGEAHHGVICIDDIDLMDKLVSLQALETAIKGEVVIEREGLSVKYDADVKLLATTTSLREKLDPHLKDRFDISVKMRRPEEAEYIVSLRNNLMLQDGNLEFFKDYEDQDRAILQKVKDARKLLPEVKLLVKHRDAIARICNKYGIAGYRGAVACAQVAVTLAALNGRKKTTSDDIVYATELTLNHRRTIFEVKKDPTPEQNSVLMYANKDIMRFVHDDRPLVQKAKEQKETEEANDDDDEEGIAVEKTVSLKDVDPETLLEVNNLEFNEEYIDTELVAKVSERFDTVDLMEAADYYGVEGQNKRQKYVESATGKYTSFRIPKGECSDIAIDATIRAAAPHQFSRKHEEGKIKITKDDIREKVRTKHVENAFYFMLDASGSLVIRNRIGKTKAAILSMLELHFAKRDRVGLMTFNEKRIEEVMPPTRAVEHLSDAITKIAVDTGTPLSKAFMECWRFVKSYRKKHPEAFIHIVVFTDGRATQSIDPDKDPCEEALEIAKHLHEENVDWIVVDTGLGTSKSDMPKFLAQNLGGRLFMLDDLQSKETVSTVWGPSNPEKPKTPQPEESQTIFWELEKKRGLR, from the coding sequence ATGCAGGAATCGGCCATCATGCCGTTCTCGGCGGTTGCTGGGAACCACACCGCCAAGACCGCCGTACTCTGCCTCCTGGTCAACCCCAACCTGAAATCCCTGCTGCTCAACGGCAGCACCGGTACCGGCAAGACCACCCTGGTCCGCTCCCTCGGTTCCCTGGACCCGGACATGCCCGTGATAAACGTGCCCATCGGCGCCACCGAGGACCGTCTGTTCGGATCCATTAACCTTGAGAAGGCTGTCACCACCGGAAAGATGGAGGCCGAGAAGGGTCTCTTCGGAGAGGCCCACCACGGAGTCATCTGCATTGACGACATCGACCTGATGGACAAACTGGTATCCCTGCAGGCACTCGAGACCGCCATCAAAGGCGAAGTCGTCATCGAGAGGGAAGGACTGTCGGTGAAGTACGATGCGGACGTCAAGCTGCTCGCCACCACCACTTCTCTCAGGGAGAAGCTCGATCCCCACCTGAAGGACCGTTTCGACATCAGCGTCAAGATGAGACGCCCCGAGGAAGCGGAGTACATCGTCTCCCTCAGGAACAACCTGATGCTCCAGGACGGCAATCTCGAGTTCTTCAAAGATTACGAGGACCAGGACAGGGCCATCCTCCAGAAGGTGAAGGACGCCAGGAAACTGCTTCCCGAAGTGAAACTCCTGGTCAAACACCGCGATGCCATCGCCCGCATCTGCAACAAGTACGGAATCGCCGGATACAGGGGTGCGGTCGCCTGCGCACAGGTGGCGGTCACCCTCGCAGCACTCAACGGCAGGAAGAAGACCACCTCCGACGATATTGTCTATGCCACGGAACTCACCCTCAACCACCGCAGGACCATCTTCGAGGTCAAGAAGGACCCCACTCCCGAGCAGAACTCCGTCCTGATGTACGCCAACAAGGACATCATGCGCTTCGTCCACGACGACCGCCCGCTGGTCCAGAAGGCCAAAGAGCAGAAGGAAACGGAGGAAGCCAATGACGATGACGACGAAGAAGGCATCGCGGTGGAGAAGACCGTCTCCCTCAAGGACGTGGATCCCGAGACCCTCCTCGAGGTCAACAACCTAGAATTCAACGAGGAGTACATCGACACCGAGCTGGTGGCCAAGGTCTCCGAGAGGTTCGACACCGTCGACCTGATGGAGGCCGCCGACTACTACGGAGTCGAAGGACAGAACAAACGCCAGAAGTATGTCGAGTCCGCCACCGGGAAGTACACCTCATTCCGCATTCCCAAAGGAGAATGCAGCGACATCGCCATTGATGCTACCATCAGGGCTGCCGCACCCCACCAGTTCTCCAGGAAACACGAGGAGGGGAAAATCAAGATCACCAAGGACGACATCAGGGAGAAGGTCCGCACCAAACATGTGGAGAACGCCTTCTACTTCATGCTCGACGCCAGCGGTTCACTGGTCATCAGGAACCGTATCGGAAAGACCAAGGCAGCCATCCTGTCAATGCTGGAACTCCACTTCGCCAAGAGGGACCGCGTAGGTCTCATGACCTTCAATGAGAAGAGGATCGAGGAGGTCATGCCCCCGACAAGGGCGGTGGAGCATCTCTCCGATGCCATCACCAAGATCGCTGTGGATACCGGAACCCCGCTCAGCAAGGCGTTCATGGAGTGCTGGAGATTCGTCAAATCCTACAGGAAGAAACATCCCGAGGCATTCATCCACATCGTGGTATTCACCGACGGCAGGGCAACACAGTCCATAGACCCAGACAAGGATCCCTGCGAGGAAGCGCTGGAGATTGCCAAACACCTCCACGAGGAGAATGTGGATTGGATCGTGGTGGATACCGGATTGGGCACCTCCAAGTCCGACATGCCTAAGTTCCTTGCGCAGAACCTCGGCGGAAGACTGTTCATGCTTGACGATCTGCAGTCGAAGGAAACTGTCTCGACCGTATGGGGTCCCAGCAATCCCGAGAAACCCAAAACACCTCAGCCCGAAGAGTCCCAGACCATCTTCTGGGAGCTCGAAAAGAAACGCGGACTTAGATGA
- a CDS encoding cobaltochelatase subunit, which translates to MAEDNYTFPFTRIVGQNDMKLALLLNAVDPSVGGVLIKGSKGTAKSTAVRSMPQFLPAHPVVKGCRFGCDPYQIRKMCPECREKLAKDGKLETVMAPTKVVELPLNATEDRVAGTLDLEHVLETGKRKFEPGILANANGNILYVDEINLLDDHIVDLLLDSAAMGRNYIEREGISFSHPSNFILIGTMNPEEGDLRPQLLDRFGLSIEVKEEYILESRMEVIKRRMTYDADPEKYLEGCKDELEELRQKIAKAKDIVSKVELDDTSIMMAAKLSGHFKMEGHRADLALMRAARANAALEGRDHIVKDDFIKVAPMVLSHRIKKKAFENTTFDVNEVRTCLSKF; encoded by the coding sequence ATGGCAGAAGACAACTATACCTTCCCGTTCACCCGCATCGTCGGTCAGAATGACATGAAACTCGCACTGCTCCTCAACGCCGTCGACCCCAGTGTCGGCGGAGTCCTCATCAAAGGAAGCAAAGGAACCGCCAAATCCACCGCGGTCCGTTCCATGCCCCAGTTCCTGCCCGCCCACCCCGTCGTGAAAGGATGCAGGTTCGGATGCGACCCTTACCAGATCCGTAAGATGTGCCCCGAATGCAGAGAGAAACTCGCCAAGGACGGTAAACTCGAGACCGTCATGGCACCCACCAAGGTAGTCGAGCTGCCTCTGAACGCAACCGAGGACCGCGTGGCCGGTACCCTCGACCTCGAGCACGTCCTGGAGACTGGAAAGAGGAAGTTCGAGCCCGGAATCCTCGCCAACGCCAACGGCAACATCCTCTACGTGGATGAGATCAACCTTCTCGACGACCACATCGTCGACCTTCTCCTCGACTCCGCGGCCATGGGAAGGAACTACATCGAGAGGGAGGGAATCTCTTTCTCCCACCCCTCCAACTTCATCCTCATCGGAACCATGAACCCCGAGGAAGGAGATCTCAGGCCCCAGCTGCTCGACAGGTTCGGTTTATCTATAGAAGTAAAAGAAGAATATATCCTCGAATCCCGTATGGAAGTCATCAAACGCCGTATGACCTACGACGCCGACCCCGAGAAATACCTCGAAGGATGCAAGGACGAGCTCGAGGAGCTGAGGCAGAAGATCGCCAAGGCCAAAGATATCGTCTCCAAGGTCGAACTCGACGACACATCCATCATGATGGCAGCCAAACTGTCCGGACACTTCAAGATGGAGGGACACAGGGCAGACCTCGCACTCATGAGGGCAGCACGCGCCAACGCCGCACTCGAGGGCAGGGACCACATCGTGAAGGACGACTTCATCAAGGTAGCCCCCATGGTCCTCTCCCACCGTATCAAGAAGAAGGCATTCGAGAACACTACCTTCGATGTCAACGAGGTAAGGACTTGCCTGAGCAAGTTCTGA
- a CDS encoding trimethylamine:corrinoid methyltransferase MttB produces the protein MAQTTPIYPANETLNGVKFELFSDDEVRRIDMATRDVLATYGVQVSDDEARKLFKEAGCEVNEETWVVKIPSHVLDKALATCPKKYYLYGRNDERTFPMEWLGKVNYTCFGTGIQVCDYLGHGEFETRDSTGKDVANIAKLCDALPGLSFFSLPVSAREWAGKGCEDVHEALISLTNTSMHFHHIDPVAANVKYYWEMVKAYYHGDEAEARAKPIMSMLVCPTSPLELSYNACQCIIQGARFGIPVNVLSMAMAGGSSSVYLAGTLVTHNAEILSGIVLSQLACPGAPIMYGSSTTCFDLKRGTAPVGSPELGLISASVGKLGQYYKLPVFTAGMOTDAKVPDEQAAHEKTITSLAAALAGVNMIYGGGMLELGQTFSLEQQVIDNDIIMMERKFMEGVPVTDETLAVDAIKFIGIGNDFIAHPSTMEQIDLASDPEIFDRTMLGEWRANGKKDAVDRAHEKVVDILANHIVTPVPDDVMAAWEKIVKEADEVFLKNKE, from the coding sequence ATGGCACAAACTACCCCCATTTATCCTGCGAACGAGACCCTTAACGGAGTCAAATTCGAGCTTTTCAGCGACGACGAAGTCCGCAGGATTGACATGGCTACCCGTGATGTCCTTGCGACTTACGGTGTCCAGGTTTCTGACGACGAAGCAAGGAAACTCTTCAAAGAGGCCGGCTGTGAAGTCAACGAGGAGACCTGGGTCGTAAAGATCCCTTCCCACGTTCTTGACAAGGCTCTTGCAACCTGCCCCAAGAAATACTACCTCTACGGAAGGAACGATGAGAGGACCTTCCCCATGGAGTGGCTCGGAAAGGTCAACTACACCTGTTTCGGAACCGGTATCCAGGTCTGTGACTACCTCGGACACGGCGAATTCGAGACCCGTGACTCCACCGGAAAGGATGTTGCAAACATCGCAAAACTCTGTGACGCACTCCCCGGACTTTCCTTCTTCTCCCTTCCCGTCTCCGCAAGAGAGTGGGCAGGAAAAGGATGCGAGGATGTCCACGAGGCACTCATCTCCCTTACCAACACTTCTATGCACTTCCACCACATCGACCCCGTTGCTGCTAACGTAAAGTACTACTGGGAAATGGTGAAAGCATACTACCACGGCGACGAGGCCGAGGCACGTGCAAAGCCCATCATGTCCATGCTGGTCTGCCCCACCTCTCCTCTCGAGCTTTCCTACAACGCATGCCAGTGCATCATCCAGGGTGCCAGGTTCGGTATCCCTGTGAACGTTCTGTCCATGGCAATGGCCGGAGGATCCTCCTCTGTCTACCTCGCAGGAACCCTCGTTACCCACAACGCAGAGATTCTCTCTGGAATCGTTCTTTCTCAGCTCGCATGCCCTGGAGCACCCATCATGTACGGATCCTCCACCACCTGCTTCGACCTGAAGAGGGGTACCGCACCCGTCGGATCTCCTGAGCTCGGACTTATCAGCGCATCTGTCGGAAAGCTTGGACAGTACTACAAGCTCCCTGTGTTCACTGCAGGTATGTAGACCGACGCCAAAGTCCCTGATGAGCAGGCAGCCCACGAGAAGACCATCACCTCCCTTGCAGCAGCACTCGCCGGAGTCAACATGATCTACGGTGGAGGAATGCTCGAGCTCGGTCAGACCTTCTCCCTTGAGCAGCAGGTCATCGACAACGACATCATCATGATGGAGAGGAAGTTCATGGAGGGTGTCCCCGTCACTGACGAGACCCTCGCCGTTGATGCAATCAAGTTCATCGGAATCGGTAACGACTTCATCGCACACCCCTCCACCATGGAGCAGATTGACCTCGCTTCCGACCCTGAAATCTTCGACAGGACCATGCTCGGAGAGTGGAGGGCCAACGGAAAGAAGGATGCAGTAGACCGCGCACACGAGAAGGTCGTTGACATCCTCGCAAACCACATTGTTACCCCTGTCCCTGACGACGTCATGGCAGCTTGGGAAAAGATCGTTAAGGAGGCCGATGAGGTCTTCCTCAAGAACAAGGAGTGA
- a CDS encoding trimethylamine corrinoid protein MttC, whose protein sequence is MAQADLEQKAYDGVMKYDIKGCKAVAEQAVAEGADLVALINNGFTKAITQVGELFAQKKIFLPHIMAAANAMNAGIEVLTPELEKSGGQAESIGTFCICTIEGDIHSIGKDICAIMLKVAGFNVINLGRDVKLDVIVQACKDNNAIAMGSSALMTSTMVGQKTLEDKMKAAGLKGKCLTNVGGAPVTQQWADEIGADVYSENSNDIVTKMVAAVKG, encoded by the coding sequence ATGGCACAGGCAGATTTAGAGCAGAAAGCATACGACGGCGTAATGAAATACGACATCAAAGGCTGCAAGGCAGTCGCAGAGCAGGCAGTTGCTGAGGGAGCAGACCTCGTCGCACTCATCAACAACGGCTTCACCAAGGCCATCACCCAGGTCGGAGAGCTCTTCGCACAGAAGAAGATCTTCCTTCCCCACATCATGGCTGCAGCAAACGCAATGAACGCAGGTATCGAAGTCCTCACCCCCGAGCTCGAGAAGTCCGGAGGCCAGGCCGAGTCTATCGGAACCTTCTGCATCTGCACCATCGAGGGAGACATCCACTCCATCGGAAAGGACATTTGCGCAATCATGCTCAAGGTTGCCGGATTCAACGTCATCAACCTCGGCCGTGACGTCAAGCTCGATGTCATCGTCCAGGCATGCAAGGACAACAACGCCATCGCAATGGGATCCTCCGCTCTTATGACCTCCACCATGGTCGGTCAGAAGACCCTCGAGGACAAGATGAAGGCAGCCGGACTCAAGGGCAAGTGCCTCACCAACGTCGGTGGAGCACCTGTCACCCAGCAGTGGGCTGACGAGATCGGAGCAGACGTCTACTCCGAGAACTCCAACGACATCGTCACCAAGATGGTTGCCGCTGTCAAAGGCTGA
- a CDS encoding transcriptional regulator MarR family yields the protein MDRMSLQMRKNMTAIVEPYGLSHAHAIYLIALNLQDGQTMVGLSRFLDLDTANTNRVIKTLREKGFVYDDRKSESNKKFRIFLTDSGKALADMVMTRITELNNSYFANIPREDILNMRNTLIQVLNNMNLDIDEYMHSKYEDPFYTHLHLMPQVDGYESLSTRAPSRIVRDKE from the coding sequence ATGGACCGTATGAGTCTCCAGATGCGCAAGAACATGACTGCCATCGTGGAACCCTACGGACTCTCCCACGCCCACGCCATCTATCTCATCGCCCTGAATCTGCAGGACGGACAGACCATGGTGGGCCTTTCCCGTTTCCTCGATCTCGATACCGCCAACACCAACCGCGTCATCAAGACGCTCAGGGAGAAGGGATTCGTCTACGACGACAGGAAGTCCGAGAGCAACAAGAAGTTCCGTATATTCCTCACAGATTCCGGCAAAGCTCTGGCGGACATGGTGATGACCAGGATCACCGAGCTCAACAACAGCTACTTTGCCAACATCCCCCGCGAGGATATCCTCAACATGAGGAACACCCTCATCCAGGTCCTCAACAACATGAATCTCGATATCGACGAGTACATGCATTCGAAGTACGAGGATCCGTTCTACACCCACCTTCACCTCATGCCGCAGGTCGACGGTTACGAATCGCTTTCCACACGCGCACCCAGCCGTATCGTCCGGGATAAGGAGTAA
- a CDS encoding NADPH-dependent FMN reductase — protein MSKIVAVMGSANNKGNTAAAVDAILDGAMGLSTNVIRYHNLGKLSAVKACDFGDLSARGIEAVPDSDIRSILEDISSADAVLFATPLLYRFPTPQFTMILDCLSCLLSEGKSALAGKKAIVLVTCEKVDTYSNGALDCLVDAIESLGMCVVSKMIFSTHGGQQQFIENRTAMEKAVMVGAKFSKTFDVEPDSEIILLG, from the coding sequence ATGAGCAAGATCGTCGCCGTTATGGGCAGTGCAAACAACAAAGGGAACACCGCTGCTGCCGTGGATGCAATCCTTGACGGCGCTATGGGTCTCTCTACCAACGTCATCCGCTATCACAATCTCGGAAAACTCAGTGCCGTGAAGGCATGCGATTTCGGAGATCTTTCAGCAAGGGGTATCGAGGCAGTACCGGATTCCGACATCAGGTCGATCCTGGAAGACATCTCGTCTGCCGACGCGGTCCTTTTCGCCACACCTCTTCTTTACCGTTTCCCGACTCCGCAGTTCACGATGATTCTCGACTGCCTGTCCTGTTTACTCTCTGAGGGAAAATCAGCCCTTGCAGGAAAGAAAGCGATTGTGCTGGTGACCTGTGAGAAGGTAGACACCTATTCCAACGGTGCCCTCGACTGTCTGGTCGACGCCATCGAGAGTCTCGGAATGTGCGTGGTCAGCAAGATGATCTTCTCCACTCACGGCGGACAGCAGCAGTTCATCGAGAACCGCACCGCTATGGAAAAGGCCGTCATGGTGGGAGCTAAGTTCTCCAAGACCTTCGACGTGGAACCTGATTCAGAGATCATCCTCCTCGGATGA
- a CDS encoding ribosomal protein S19e Rps19e produces MVTVYDVPAEALILKVAEKLKENDKIVPPEWAEFVKTGVHTERAPVQEDWWFTRAASILRKLYVKGPMGTSKLAGEYGGFNDRGSKPNKAVKGSRNIIRKCLIQLQDAGLLEATQNKQGRKIAPAGQSLLDNCAKEVADAMKN; encoded by the coding sequence ATGGTTACAGTCTATGACGTTCCCGCAGAGGCACTCATCCTCAAAGTGGCTGAGAAGCTCAAAGAGAACGATAAGATCGTACCTCCGGAGTGGGCAGAGTTCGTAAAGACCGGTGTCCACACCGAGAGGGCACCCGTCCAGGAGGACTGGTGGTTCACTAGGGCCGCCTCCATCCTGAGGAAGCTCTACGTAAAAGGTCCCATGGGAACCTCCAAGCTCGCTGGCGAGTACGGTGGATTCAACGACAGGGGATCCAAGCCGAACAAAGCAGTCAAGGGAAGCCGCAACATCATCAGGAAATGCCTTATCCAGCTCCAGGATGCCGGACTCCTCGAGGCCACTCAGAACAAGCAGGGACGTAAGATCGCTCCCGCAGGACAGAGTCTTCTCGACAACTGCGCGAAAGAGGTTGCAGATGCAATGAAGAACTGA
- a CDS encoding DNA-binding protein: MEDDPELEMLRQKRMAEMQQAQQRQSQQQEQARQAEAQKQSILRQIMVPEARDRLANVKLANPQLAANVENQVIRLYQSGRLNGPITDPMLREILQSMVPQQREIHIERR, encoded by the coding sequence ATGGAAGACGACCCTGAATTGGAAATGTTAAGGCAGAAGAGGATGGCCGAGATGCAGCAGGCTCAGCAGAGGCAGAGCCAGCAGCAGGAACAGGCCAGACAGGCAGAAGCACAGAAGCAGTCCATTCTCAGGCAGATCATGGTCCCCGAGGCAAGGGACAGGCTCGCAAACGTCAAACTCGCGAACCCTCAGCTTGCCGCAAATGTTGAGAACCAGGTAATCCGCCTTTACCAGAGCGGAAGGCTCAACGGCCCGATCACGGACCCCATGTTAAGAGAGATCCTTCAGAGCATGGTTCCCCAGCAGAGGGAAATCCACATAGAGAGGAGATAA
- a CDS encoding ribosomal protein L39e Rpl39e, whose translation MSSTKPPAMKERLNKKIKQNRRVPAWVMMRTNRQFLRHPKRRSWRMGKLKE comes from the coding sequence ATGTCCAGCACTAAGCCCCCGGCAATGAAAGAGAGGCTCAACAAGAAGATCAAGCAGAACCGCCGTGTCCCCGCATGGGTCATGATGAGGACCAACAGGCAGTTCCTCAGGCACCCTAAGAGGCGTTCCTGGAGAATGGGAAAACTTAAGGAGTGA
- a CDS encoding ribosomal protein L31e Rpl31e: protein MADEVTRIIIIPLRGAKQAPRSRRTERAVKDVRAAIMRHMKVDAEHVWIDKSVNEKLWENGIRNPPSRITVKCVKFDDGLVEVSLSE, encoded by the coding sequence ATGGCAGACGAAGTCACCAGGATCATCATCATTCCCCTCAGGGGAGCAAAACAGGCACCTCGCTCCAGGAGGACCGAGCGCGCCGTTAAGGACGTCAGGGCAGCCATCATGAGGCACATGAAGGTCGACGCCGAGCACGTCTGGATTGACAAATCCGTCAACGAGAAACTCTGGGAGAACGGTATCCGCAACCCTCCTTCCAGGATCACCGTCAAGTGCGTCAAGTTCGACGACGGTCTCGTTGAAGTGTCCCTTTCGGAGTGA
- a CDS encoding translation initiation factor aIF-6 — translation MSMRLSRTAGTINIGVSAVANESLAFISPDADDQFLKDLEEALGVKPFKTTVAGSHVTGSLIAMNSNGAAVSGLAEEAELEIIKGQIPVLLLPDYINAAGNNILVNDHGAVVNPEFSDDMLKKLEEIFGVEVVRSAIAGCNTVGSLCKCNNNGCVCTIDATDDDIELIKEVLKVKEVQRTTVNHGSKYVGSGIVANSKGALVGDATTPIEMGRLEDGLVLY, via the coding sequence ATGTCAATGAGGCTTTCCAGGACCGCAGGTACCATCAACATAGGTGTTTCAGCGGTAGCTAACGAGAGCCTCGCATTCATATCCCCCGATGCCGACGACCAGTTCCTCAAGGATCTGGAAGAGGCATTGGGGGTCAAACCCTTCAAAACCACCGTGGCGGGCTCCCACGTGACGGGATCGCTTATCGCCATGAACTCCAACGGTGCCGCTGTATCGGGACTTGCCGAGGAAGCGGAACTGGAGATCATCAAAGGACAGATTCCTGTCCTTCTGCTGCCCGATTACATCAACGCAGCGGGAAACAACATTCTTGTCAATGACCACGGAGCAGTCGTGAACCCCGAGTTCTCCGACGACATGCTGAAGAAGCTCGAGGAGATTTTCGGAGTCGAGGTCGTCCGTTCCGCCATCGCGGGATGCAACACCGTCGGTTCCCTGTGTAAGTGCAACAACAACGGCTGCGTGTGCACTATCGATGCCACCGACGACGATATCGAACTCATCAAAGAGGTACTCAAGGTCAAGGAGGTCCAGAGGACCACCGTGAACCACGGTTCCAAATACGTGGGCTCCGGAATCGTCGCCAACTCCAAGGGTGCGCTCGTGGGAGATGCCACCACTCCTATCGAGATGGGAAGGCTGGAAGACGGTCTCGTCCTCTACTGA